One part of the Lotus japonicus ecotype B-129 chromosome 2, LjGifu_v1.2 genome encodes these proteins:
- the LOC130738501 gene encoding 4,5-DOPA dioxygenase extradiol-like, with product MNSIFRFCHSSANSKPRKEKETEIAKKTEENINNNSIMALKETFYISHGSPTLAIDDSIPAWKFLNSWKEEVFPHRPSSILIISGHWDTHVPTVNAVDRNDTIYDFYGFPKNMYKLKYPAPGALHLAKRVKELLTASGFSRVDEDRKRGLDHGAWVPLMLMYPDADIPVCQLSVSSSMGGTYHYEMGKALAPLKDEGVLIIGSGSATHNLRAIGPRNSPPPPWAVDFMSWLKSSLLHGRYEEVNQYEEKAPYAKMAHPWPDHFFPLHVAMGAAGENAKAKVVHDSWDGGSISYASFGFTADNTS from the exons ATGAATAGCATCTTTAGATTTTGTCACAGTTCAGCTAATTCAAAGCCAAGGAAGGAGAAGGAGACAGAAATCGCTAAAAAAACAGAGGagaatattaataataatagtattATGGCGTTGAAAGAGACATTCTACATATCCCATGGATCACCAACTCTAGCAATAGATGATAGCATCCCAGCATGGAAGTTCTTGAATTCATGGAAGGAGGAGGTGTTTCCACATCGACCCTCTTCCATCCTCATCATCTCCGGCCACTGGGACACCCATGTCCCCACCGTCAACGCCGTTGACCGGAATGACACCATCTACGATTTCTATGGTTTCCCCAAAAACATGTACAAG CTCAAGTACCCAGCACCAGGTGCTCTACACTTGGCAAAGAGGGTGAAGGAACTACTCACAGCATCAGGGTTCAGCCGTGTGGATGAAGATAGGAAACGTGGGCTTGACCATGGAGCTTGGGTTCCTCTCATGTTGATGTACCCAGATGCAGACATCCCAGTGTGTCAACTCTCAGTCTCATCAAGCATGGGTGGTACTTATCACTATGAAATGGGAAAGGCATTGGCTCCTCTTAAGGATGAAGGTGTTCTGATCATTGGTTCTGGGAGTGCTACCCATAACCTCAGAGCAATTGGACCTCGCAATAGCCCTCCTCCTCCCTGGGCAGTGGACTTCATGTCATGGTTAAAAAGCTCTCTTCTTCATGGAAG ATATGAAGAAGTAAATCAATATGAAGAGAAGGCGCCATATGCAAAAATGGCTCATCCATGGCCGGATCACTTCTTCCCATTACATGTGGCAATGGGGGCAGCTGGGGAAAACGCGAAGGCCAAAGTTGTGCATGATAGTTGGGATGGTGGTTCTATTTCTTATGCTTCATTTGGTTTTACAGCAGACAATACTAGTTGA